Proteins co-encoded in one Gammaproteobacteria bacterium genomic window:
- a CDS encoding RND transporter, whose protein sequence is MRWLDRIPLVPLMFVALLLGLAPFQPEPHLWEKLKMLASGTLSRPVDIFDLVLHAAAPALLVLKLAREGWRASQDTTSR, encoded by the coding sequence ATGCGCTGGCTCGACCGAATCCCCCTCGTTCCCCTGATGTTCGTGGCCCTGCTGCTCGGTCTGGCGCCCTTTCAGCCGGAACCCCACCTGTGGGAGAAACTGAAGATGCTGGCCTCGGGGACCCTCTCGCGGCCTGTCGACATCTTCGATCTCGTCCTGCATGCCGCGGCCCCGGCGCTGCTGGTGTTGAAGCTCGCGCGGGAGGGCTGGCGCGCCTCGCAGGACACGACCTCTCGATAA
- the lpxD gene encoding UDP-3-O-(3-hydroxymyristoyl)glucosamine N-acyltransferase: MEMTLASIQRAVGGEIEGDADFVVCGVNSLDLAGASDIGYAESERYLEKANRSAAGVLVVTPDFPSLQGKSLLRCGVPRAAFVRVMFLFQELHAPPEGLRSGAVVAPGAWLGQNVSVGENAVVGDEARVGDGTEIAPGAKIGKRVRIGRNCLIGPNVVLYDGISLGDRVRIHGGAVIGGEGFGNVRTEEGWIRIPQLGTVVIEDDVDIGCNTCIDRAAFGETRVRRGTKIDNLVQIAHNGDVGEDCLIVSQTGLAGSVTLGKNVTLSGQVAIIEHIKIGEGAIIAGQTGVTKDVGPGKVVWGTPNRAFKQVTRELAALARLPKLLKEVREINNRLRKLEASSPERKG; encoded by the coding sequence ATGGAAATGACCCTGGCATCGATACAGCGCGCGGTGGGCGGCGAGATCGAGGGAGACGCCGATTTTGTTGTCTGCGGCGTGAATTCCCTTGACCTGGCCGGGGCCAGCGACATCGGTTACGCCGAGAGTGAGCGCTATCTCGAAAAGGCCAATCGCTCAGCGGCCGGCGTGCTGGTCGTGACGCCGGATTTTCCCTCCCTGCAGGGCAAATCCCTGCTGCGCTGCGGTGTGCCCCGGGCGGCCTTCGTTCGCGTCATGTTTCTATTCCAGGAGTTGCATGCGCCCCCGGAAGGGCTCCGGTCCGGCGCGGTCGTCGCCCCCGGTGCATGGCTCGGCCAGAACGTGTCGGTAGGCGAGAATGCGGTCGTCGGAGACGAAGCCCGGGTGGGCGACGGGACGGAGATCGCCCCGGGTGCGAAGATCGGGAAACGCGTCCGAATCGGGCGAAACTGCCTCATCGGCCCCAACGTCGTGTTGTACGACGGCATTTCGCTTGGCGACAGGGTACGGATTCATGGCGGTGCGGTCATCGGCGGCGAGGGTTTCGGGAACGTCCGAACCGAAGAAGGGTGGATCCGGATACCGCAACTGGGCACCGTGGTCATCGAGGACGACGTCGACATCGGCTGCAACACCTGCATCGACCGGGCCGCGTTCGGTGAAACACGAGTACGCCGCGGCACCAAGATCGACAACTTGGTGCAGATCGCACACAACGGCGACGTCGGAGAAGACTGCCTGATCGTCTCCCAGACCGGTCTGGCAGGCAGTGTCACGCTGGGCAAGAACGTCACCCTGTCGGGCCAGGTAGCCATCATCGAGCACATCAAGATCGGTGAGGGCGCGATCATCGCCGGGCAGACCGGTGTCACCAAGGACGTCGGACCTGGGAAGGTCGTATGGGGCACCCCCAACCGCGCCTTCAAGCAAGTCACGCGGGAACTCGCCGCGCTGGCGCGCCTGCCGAAGCTGTTGAAAGAGGTCAGAGAAATCAATAACCGATTGCGGAAACTGGAAGCCTCCTCGCCTGAGCGCAAGGGATAG
- the tilS gene encoding tRNA lysidine(34) synthetase TilS: protein MQREFDPASLQREILAHAMPGEWIVGLSGGSDSVALLHALTHCSLPHGTDLRCVHVHHGLHPQADHWARFCTAFCRRLDVPCRVVRVEAAASRGESPEAAARAVRYAALGELLPVGGTLLTAHHRDDQAETFLLQALRGAGPNGLSAMPACTRFHEGWHTRPLLRFERAALEHYAQEEGLDWVDDPANRETGYDRNYLRHVVMPLIRARWPSASRTLTRAAMLQAEGTAVLEAVGRADLSSVADHRDGTLSVSGLLRLPRQRRSRVLRLWIEGHGLPPPTRGQMLRIDEDVLGVASDATPRVHWPGAEVRRYRDALFALEPLPAHDPGLALVWDTLRPLEIPHLGLVLTREMLTAEGIRLPEPGQAVEVRFRQGGESCSPAGRGHRHRLKKLFQEAGVPPWERDRIPLIYRDGKIAGVVGYWACG, encoded by the coding sequence ATGCAGAGGGAGTTCGACCCGGCCTCGCTTCAGCGTGAAATCCTGGCCCATGCCATGCCCGGCGAGTGGATTGTCGGACTCAGTGGTGGCTCAGATTCCGTGGCGTTGCTCCACGCACTAACACACTGCTCCTTGCCGCATGGCACGGATCTTCGCTGTGTGCACGTCCATCACGGCCTGCATCCGCAGGCCGATCATTGGGCCCGGTTCTGCACGGCATTCTGTCGCCGGCTGGATGTCCCCTGCCGTGTCGTTCGAGTCGAAGCGGCCGCATCGCGGGGCGAGAGCCCCGAGGCCGCCGCGCGAGCGGTACGTTATGCCGCCCTGGGTGAGCTTCTCCCTGTGGGCGGGACTCTGCTGACGGCCCATCACCGTGACGACCAGGCCGAGACGTTTCTGCTGCAGGCCCTGCGTGGGGCGGGACCGAACGGTTTGTCTGCCATGCCGGCGTGCACGCGCTTCCATGAGGGATGGCATACGCGACCCTTGCTGCGGTTCGAGCGCGCTGCCCTGGAACACTACGCACAGGAAGAGGGTCTCGATTGGGTGGACGATCCCGCCAACCGGGAGACGGGCTACGACCGCAACTATCTCCGTCATGTCGTAATGCCGCTGATCCGGGCGCGATGGCCTTCGGCGTCACGCACCCTGACAAGGGCGGCGATGCTGCAGGCCGAGGGGACCGCGGTGCTGGAAGCGGTGGGACGCGCCGATCTGTCAAGCGTGGCGGATCATCGCGATGGTACCTTGTCCGTATCCGGCCTGTTGCGGCTCCCGCGGCAGCGGCGGTCCCGGGTGCTGCGGTTGTGGATAGAAGGGCATGGTCTGCCGCCACCGACGCGGGGTCAGATGCTGCGGATCGACGAGGACGTGCTCGGGGTGGCGTCCGATGCCACGCCACGTGTGCACTGGCCGGGCGCGGAGGTCAGACGCTACCGCGATGCGCTGTTCGCGCTCGAGCCTCTTCCGGCGCATGATCCGGGCCTGGCATTGGTATGGGACACACTGCGCCCACTGGAGATCCCGCACCTCGGGCTTGTCCTGACCCGGGAGATGCTCACCGCCGAGGGGATCCGTTTGCCGGAGCCGGGGCAGGCAGTCGAGGTTCGGTTCAGGCAGGGCGGTGAGTCCTGCAGTCCCGCCGGGCGCGGGCATCGCCATCGCCTCAAGAAACTGTTTCAGGAGGCGGGCGTGCCACCCTGGGAGCGTGACAGGATCCCGTTGATTTACAGGGACGGGAAGATCGCCGGGGTCGTCGGGTACTGGGCCTGCGGATAA
- a CDS encoding acetyl-CoA carboxylase carboxyltransferase subunit alpha yields the protein MNPDFLDFEQPIAELEAKIEELRYVGNDSDVNLNEEISRLQAKSQALTSSIFGNLTPWQVSQLARHPGRPYTLDYTDALFTHFVELHGDRAFADDPAIVGCLARFDGEPVVAIGHQKGRNTNEKVRRNFGMPRPEGYRKALRLMRLAERFGLPVLTFIDTPGAYPGVDAEERGQSEAIARNLQVMAALEVPIVCTVIGEGGSGGALAIGVGDHVMMLQYSTYSVISPEGCASILWKSADKAPEAAEAMGITSERLLQLGLIDEVIPEPLGGAHRDPGAMADRIRNALHAAIQDLSELPIDQLIERRYQRLMNYGEYKT from the coding sequence ATGAACCCCGATTTTCTCGATTTCGAACAACCAATCGCCGAGCTAGAGGCCAAGATCGAGGAGCTGCGCTACGTCGGTAACGACAGCGACGTCAACCTGAACGAGGAGATTTCGCGCCTGCAGGCGAAGAGCCAGGCCCTGACGAGCTCGATCTTTGGCAATCTGACGCCCTGGCAAGTGTCGCAACTCGCGCGTCATCCGGGGCGCCCCTACACGCTGGACTACACGGACGCGCTGTTCACCCATTTCGTGGAATTGCACGGTGATCGCGCATTCGCGGACGACCCTGCGATCGTCGGATGTCTGGCGCGCTTCGACGGGGAGCCCGTCGTCGCGATCGGTCATCAGAAAGGCCGGAACACCAACGAGAAGGTGCGGAGGAACTTCGGCATGCCCCGTCCCGAGGGATATCGCAAGGCGCTGCGGCTGATGCGGCTAGCCGAGCGATTCGGGCTGCCGGTTCTCACCTTTATCGATACACCGGGGGCCTACCCGGGTGTGGATGCCGAGGAGCGTGGCCAGAGCGAGGCGATCGCACGGAACCTCCAGGTCATGGCCGCGCTGGAGGTGCCGATCGTCTGTACGGTCATCGGCGAAGGGGGTTCGGGCGGCGCGCTGGCGATCGGCGTGGGGGATCATGTGATGATGCTGCAGTACAGCACATACTCGGTCATCTCGCCCGAGGGATGCGCATCAATTCTCTGGAAGAGCGCGGATAAGGCCCCTGAGGCCGCGGAGGCCATGGGGATTACCTCCGAACGTCTGCTGCAGCTCGGTCTGATCGACGAGGTGATCCCGGAGCCCCTGGGCGGGGCACATCGCGACCCTGGCGCCATGGCAGACAGGATTCGCAATGCGCTCCACGCCGCAATTCAGGATCTGAGCGAATTGCCTATTGACCAGTTGATCGAACGGCGCTACCAGCGGTTAATGAATTACGGGGAGTACAAGACGTAG